The Musa acuminata AAA Group cultivar baxijiao chromosome BXJ3-6, Cavendish_Baxijiao_AAA, whole genome shotgun sequence region CCAAATATAGCAGGTATTTGTTATTTTCACTATGGATTATTCGACAAAGTAACTTGTTaaacatgatttttctttgcATCATCTTGCACAAGAATTTGAGGGATCTTTTTGAGGAAAATGTTGATGACCTATGTCATCTACCTAAATACAATAGGTCATATCAAACTACATGCTGAGGCTGTTTATGTTTCTTGGCGGGGCTTTATGGCAGATGAACTGAATTCTAGTTAAGATTGCTATTTCAGATGTTCATGGTGCCAAATTGTCTTCACTTCAAAAATATGTAGTCTTGAAGGTTTATAATATCAATAATACAGTACAGAGAGCGGAACTCATTAGCAGCATCTGACAGATACATTCCAGAGAATATGATAAACAAGAGACAATATTTAATAGGCATCACATAGAACAGAacttttgagttgttcatgtcgaTTATTGAAGTTCTTCTTGGCGCAAAATGACTGGCATGCACTTGTGACATTTTGGTGAATTGTTCTGAAAGGCTATAATGTCTGCATTTTCTGGGATGGATCTGTTCAAAGTCAAAAGTAATGAACTCTACAAACTGGCATGCCCCAATTTGGAACCAAATGATATAGTGTTAGATAGGCTTGCCTTTGCATGATGATACATGCATGGTTGTTGCTTTGCAAATTAATCCAGTGaattgttgtttttgaggtaagAAATAATTGATATTTTTGTTATGTTCAAGTGATCATACAGTGTAACATACATGTAGTTGCTTTCCTCGAGTAACACATGGACTAATTTGTCAGAATATAGAAAACAAACGAGCAGTTATCGTTCATGACTTGTTCTTTTATGTTGGAAGCCATGCCATATTTTGTATCCTCGCCACAATTTGATTCTCAAGCTCAGCTTTCTTAATTTCAATGGAAGGTTTTATCTTTTCTCAATGTCTATGAGTTGAACATTATCAATGGAGTAAATAAGTTCATGCCAATTTTACATTTGCAGGCACAACCGTGTTGGAAGCAATTAGAGAAGCAGCAGGAAATGAAACAGAAGTTGTATACGAGAAATGCCCATCTGAAGCCACCTTTTCTGATCGGGAATACTCGTACGCGATAGTTGCCATTGGGGAGGATGCATATGCAGAGTTTTTAGGTGACAGAACCGAGCTTGGCATACCATTTGATGGTGCCACTATGATCTCTCTGGTTGCCGGTAAGGTTCCCACGGTGGTGATTGTGATATCAGGTAGGCCATTGGTTTTTGAGCCAGAATTGTTGGACAAGATCGACGCCCTGGTTGCAGCTTGGTTACCTGGAAGTGAGGGAGGGGGCATTGCTGATGTCCTATTTGGAGATTACGACTTCGAAGGTGTGCTGCCCATAACTTGGTTCAAGTCAGTCGACCAGTTACCCATGAATGCTGGGCACAATGCCTATGATCCCCTGTTTCCACTGGGATATGGGCTGAAGATGAATCTAGACAACAGAAGCTGATGGAGTTGTCCTTCAGGTCTGCATTCTACGATGTTCCTTCCTGTATCGTGATTTATTTTGAAGTACATTTATTTGTATTGATAACAAGTGTAGCCCCATGCAATTACCAGCTCTGAAGCAGGACGATTTGTTTTCTCAGGCACagagccatatatatatattcatatgtcAGGACAATAATAAACCTGCAAACCAGGTATTGTATTTAGATGATTGCTAAACTCCATCCTTGTGGTGTCAAATAAGTTTTAATCTCATCAATTTGGTTTGATTCGCATAGGAAGAGAGAATAAAGAAGGGCCCGTGATTGATAATTATAATCGGTTTTATTGGTACCGCCTCTCACTGCTAAGCGTAGGAACGCGTGCCATCTCCCGACGGCTATCATCAGGACATCAATGTCTTCTCTGGAAGCGTGTCCTCCTTCAATTCTTCAAAGACAGCAGCGAACTACCAACAGTGTGGTGATCGATATCATTTTTGTTTGGTCTTGGAAGAAAGCTTTCCTTATACAATAGAAGGGCGTGCAAGAGCCTCTAATTTCCTCTGGCGTATTTGTCAAGTGGTCGGTCTTTATAAACAACCCCTTCGCGAGCTCATCGGACTCGAGAGAGACGGTGAGTGCCTGATCGGAGGAGcaggaatagagagagagagtgagagtttCATCTGCCCAGAATCTGTTCGAGGTATGGTCGAAGATTAACACTCGTCTCGTACAATTCTTCCTCATTTccagtgtgtgtgtatgtgtgttgatccttgttgatattATTATTAATGCTTTTATGCAGGTGAAGTATTATTATTCATAAGGATCGCTTCAAGCCGATGGGGGAAGGCGAAGATATATACACGAAAGATGGAACGACTGATCTCCATGGGAACCCTGCGATCAAGAAGGACACTGGAAATTGGAGGGCTTGTCCCTACATTCTTGGTACGGTTCTCTTGTTCTCGTAACCATGTATGTGCTTTGTGCAGCCAGCTACTGTATAAATATTCATGTCGTGCTGCCTGTCTCAGCAAACGAATGCTGCGAGAGGCTGGCATACTATGGCATGAGCACCAACCTGGTGAACTACATGAAGGATCGTCTCCACCAAGGGAATGCTACTGCAGCAAACAATGTCACCGACTGGTCCGGTACATGCTATGTCATGCCACTCCTTGGGGCGTTTATAGCTGATGCCTACGCTGGACGATACTGGACGATTGCCATCTTCATGATCATCTACATCTTGGTGAGGAACTCGCATCCCTATGATTCTTGTGCTGGAGGTCTCACTCAGGTTCTGGACACTGTGATCTACTCGACTGCAGGGTCTGACACTACTGACGTTGACTGCATCAGTAAAAGGCCTGGAACCTACTTGTCACAGTGGCGTCTGTGATCCAACGAGAGCACAAACTGCGGTGGTCTTCACATCCCTTTATCTTATTGCACTGGCAACAGGAGGAATCAAGCCATGCGTCTCCTCCTTCGGCGCTGACCAATTCGATGAAACGGACGAgtcggagaagaagaggaagagctcCTTCTTCAACTGGTTCTACTTCTCCATCAACATAGGCTCGCTGGTGGCTGCTTCTGTGCTGGTATGGATACAGACGAACGTGGGGTGGGGTTGGGGGTTTGGGATCCCGGCCGTCGCGATGGCTGTTGCGGTCGTGAGCTTTTTCTTGGGCACACCATTGTACAGGCACCAGAAGCCAGGAGGAAGCCCTCTTACACGTATTGCCCAGGTTATGGTGGCATCCTTGAGGAAATCTGGAGTGAAGCTACCCGCAAATAAGTCACTGCTGTATGAAATCACACGGGAAGACTCTGCCATACGAGGTAGCCGCAAAATGGATCACACGGACCAATTGAAGTAAGTCCACTGGAACTACTACTCCTTTGATATGATGACGCTTTCTGATCTTAGTGTTCTCCGTCTCTGCTAATTAAGCATGCATGCTTTGTGGGATCCTCCAGGTTCCTGGACAAGGCTGCAGTGCAGACTCAAGAGGACAAGATCAACGGCGCGGTGAACCCATGGAGGCTGTGCACGGTCACCCAAGTCGAGGAGCTGAAGAGCATCGTGCGCCTCCTCCCCATCTGGGCGAGCGGCATCGTCTTCTCCACCGTCTACAGCCAGATGGGCACCATGTTCGTGCTGCAAGGCAACACCCTGGATCGCCACATGGGCCCCCGCTTCGAGATCCCGTCAGCCTCGCTCTCCATCTTCGACACCATCAGCGTCATCGTCTGGGTTCCCATCTACGACCGCGTCGTCGTTCCGGTGGCCCGAAGGTATACGGGTCGGGAACGGGGCTTCACCCACCTGACGCGCATGGGCGTCGGCCTGGTGATCTCCATCTTCGCCATGTCGTCCGCTGGCGTTCTCGAGGTCGCGAGGCTCCGGGTGGTGGCGCGGCACAAGCGGTACGATGGTGTCTATGTTCCCATGTCCGTGTTCTGGCAGGTGCCTCAGTACGTCATCGTGGGGGCAGCCGAGGTCTTCACCTTCATCGGACAGCTGGAGTTCTTCTACGACCAGGCGCCTGACGCGATGAGGAGCATGTGTTCCGCCCTGTCGCTCACCACGGCGGCGCTCGGAAACTACTTGAGCAGCTTGCTTGTTACCATCGTCTCACGCATCACCACGAAGAACGGGAAGCCCGGATGGATTCCGGACGACCTCGACCGCGGCCACCTCGACTATTTCTTCGGGCTCCTGGCCGTCCTCAGCCTCGTGAACTTTGGCGTGTATCTTGTGATGGCGAAATGGTATACCTACAAGAAGGCAATAGATAATGAGACGAAGGCAGAAGCACCTAATGACATGTGATGTCGATGGCACCTATATTGTCAatcaatgcttttttttttttggctccatGGAGCAAATATGTTTTTAGTTACATAAC contains the following coding sequences:
- the LOC103988425 gene encoding protein NRT1/ PTR FAMILY 8.1-like → MGEGEDIYTKDGTTDLHGNPAIKKDTGNWRACPYILANECCERLAYYGMSTNLVNYMKDRLHQGNATAANNVTDWSGTCYVMPLLGAFIADAYAGRYWTIAIFMIIYILGLTLLTLTASVKGLEPTCHSGVCDPTRAQTAVVFTSLYLIALATGGIKPCVSSFGADQFDETDESEKKRKSSFFNWFYFSINIGSLVAASVLVWIQTNVGWGWGFGIPAVAMAVAVVSFFLGTPLYRHQKPGGSPLTRIAQVMVASLRKSGVKLPANKSLLYEITREDSAIRGSRKMDHTDQLKFLDKAAVQTQEDKINGAVNPWRLCTVTQVEELKSIVRLLPIWASGIVFSTVYSQMGTMFVLQGNTLDRHMGPRFEIPSASLSIFDTISVIVWVPIYDRVVVPVARRYTGRERGFTHLTRMGVGLVISIFAMSSAGVLEVARLRVVARHKRYDGVYVPMSVFWQVPQYVIVGAAEVFTFIGQLEFFYDQAPDAMRSMCSALSLTTAALGNYLSSLLVTIVSRITTKNGKPGWIPDDLDRGHLDYFFGLLAVLSLVNFGVYLVMAKWYTYKKAIDNETKAEAPNDM